The genomic window TCGTAACCTCCAGGACCGTTAGCAACCTCTATTTTCTCTCTTTCAAACAAATTTCGCAGGCAATCAGGGCAGGGTGCCAACTCACTCCGTGCTGGTTCTTCAGAAACTCCAAGTTGGCAACCTTGTCGCTTCGAAGACCATTAACAACCTCATCCTGCGTCAGAAGGTCGGCAATCTTAGCAGTAGCCTGCTCATATTTCTCCAGCTGCGCCAAAACATCCTGTCTCTTCTTGGTGTATTCGGCGGGAGGGTCGGAAGTGCCATGCAATTCGCAGTACAGAGTCGCAACGTAGTCGGTCATATTGGTGTCCTCCAGCAGCTTGATTTTCCCCGACAAGAtcctcttggccttttcaTCTTCGCCCTTCTCCTCGGCCTGGTCGCCCTCGAACTGAATGAGCGGGAACAGCAGGTGTCTGCTAAGGTGCGGTGCCAACTTGGGCATAATCGATGAACCATCGGCCGAGACGGCCGTCAGGATATCCTCCATCGCGAAATTTGGTCgagtccttttttttttggaggggTTCGTTTGAGAGCTAAGCCTCTTGGAGAGTTTGAGCAAAAGACGAGAAGCTCTTTTTGTGCTCCAAAAGACCGCGAATCGCTCGGTTCGTTGGCAAGGGTGGTAAAGACGCAACTCGCCCACACGCAAATCCAGTGGAGGGGCAGATTTTTGGTGAATTTCGCCAATACACAAAGTGGTGTGGGGGGCTGTCCCTGCACACCCGGAGATTTGCCGACCCGACGCGCGCCTCAGTCATGTGACCCTGAGATTTTTGGGACAGCTTCACATCAGGCCTGCGTGAAAGCTCCCGATTTCTGAGCGATTCGCGATTTTGACCCGTCACTGTGATCAATTGACCATCAGCGACCAAGTTTTGTTCCCTTTTTATTTGTTCAAAGCTACTTCTTGTATATAGTACTTGAACCCCTTTTATCAGCATCAGAGTACGACTACCTAGTTGGCAAATCGTCTCCTCTGTATCAACGACAGACTCCAATCTCTTTTTGGGCATTTTCTACACCCCACGATGCATCAACATGTTTCTCGAGCCCTATGCAGAGGGCAAAACTACCTCTCTCAATCAAACATCTACAGAACCACAGTCATCCAACCTTCCAACCTTCCAACCTGCCGGTTCGCCTCCTGGTCACAATCATCACGATCCCTctccaccaccgccgccactAAACCCGCTCGCAGCTACACACCCGTGAGCCGCGCTCCCACGCCTCCTCCGACGAAATCACCAGAAGAGCTGGCTGGCGCTTCCTACATCGTTCGTCGCACACCTTCAATACAGCTTCCAGTATACAGACGATTCGCGTCGGGAGGAAACCGCGAAGTGGTGTTGATAAAAAAGGTGGATGGTGACCGGAAGAAACTGCTAGAAGACTTGGTAGAGACTCTCGGAGTGAGCAAGCAAGATATCAGACTTAATCCAACGACACAGCATATCGAGCTGAAGGTACGTGCCCAAAAGTACCTGACATGGGTGTTTCCCTACGTCTATTTCTAGTTGACCCTGTGGACGGCGGGCTTGCTAACAGGATTCTAGGGTGATTATTACGAAAAGACCAAGTCTTGGCTATTAGAGCGTGGATTCTGAGGACAAGGCAGGAGGAGACACGGGGGGATGTATATAAGTGGCTTGGATAGCGTGAACGACTCTCCGTCACGCCTCATCAATGTATTGGTACCGTCACAGCATAACTGATGATCAACCGAACTGTATAGTAGAGCAATTGAAAACTAGTGGGCGATTTAAAAGGGTCATATGGTATCAGTTTATGTCTCACACTCCTGTACCTATGTACAACTGTCCTACAGGATATACCCCAAAGCCTTGCCTTTCCAAATCAAGTTCGCATCTCCATGCAAATCTAGCTATGCGCCGTCATCTGATACACCGTCAAAAAGTTGACAAAACAACTAGTAAAAAAACAATAATGGTTAAGGGTGGACCAAAAAAATACATCCCATGCCTCGTGCCTTCACGCATCATTTTTATATTCGCTGGAGGAGACCTTTCCAGAAGAGAAATCCACCTCTTCAAAAGCCGCAGTACAAAATAAAGCAGTCATGTCGATATcagatgttgttgttgcaaCATTGCGTCAGCTCATCCATCCAAATTAAGCACTGCTGTTAACTGTGGCAGTAACCCCTCTTTCGTCCATTCGGAAGATTGCATCATCAGCGCGTCCATCAACATCTGCGGTTGCGGCAGTAGATCCCCAATACCTGCAGATCCGGTACCTGAAGAATCTCTTGCTTTTTCGGCAAGACGACGCAGAAGTGAGACAGCAACAACGACAATATAAACAAGCTCGGGGTCTTTTCTAGCGGCTACTGCCCGGCTACCGCCACGAGTACTAGGGGGTGGCTTTTCGTACAAGAAGCACAGATCCTGAATCAGCTGAACAAGGTTCTGTGCGAGGCAGTTGCCTGACGCAAGAAGGGCTCGGGCCATTCCCGGTTCGGATCCTGGCACAAGAGAGGCTATGATTTCTGCACCCAAAAGGCCTTGCATCAGAAACGGTTTTCTTGTCTCGAATAGCGGCGGGAATGTAGGTGGTCGTAATTGCTCTTTTGCCTTGTCTGGCAAGGGGGCTACAGTCAAGGCAAACGCTCGGACGAGAAGCTCATTAGCGAGGGGTGATGAAGAATCAATCGTAAAAAGCGTCTTGTAAAAGCCTCTATTTGGTTCGTCACGAGCAAgcaacttggccagggcATCAACCGCATGTGGGAGATACGAATGAATGCTGGGGTCGTAAGGCGTGAAGTTAAGCGTATCGCCGGCCATTGTTGGACCTGGGACAGGAGCAAACGCGAGTAGAAACTGCAACAGACTCAAGGCCTGCTCTCGACCAGGAATCTCTAATTGGCTTGAAATATTTGACAGAAGAACCACAATGTCTTTCATGAAATCAAGGGTATTGGCGTGTGTCCGTAGAAGCATCGTCCGCGTTCCGAGATACCGAATAATGGAGCAAAGCATCTTGATGACAGATTCTTCGCAAAGCATGATGTGGTTGTCATTGTTTTCGCCAGGAAATGATACATTTCGCAAAATTGTCGTTATGCAAATAAGTCGGTCCACGGCTCCGTCAAGTTGGTACTCGATGCTGCCAAAAGCAGGCACATCTCTCACAGACCATCGCTCTATTCGGCATCCTCTAACAACATCTTCATAGGAAGTAAGTTGAATCTCATCAGCCACCTCCGTCGTATGTTCAACAAGTAGGTCCACTTGAGATTCTGCACAATCTACCAAAGCCTCGACCAGGTCATCACAAGCTCTGAGATGTAGGAAGTGAGCTTGGTTTTGTGACGATGAGATCGTAGCAAGTGTGTCGAGAGCTAGGCGCACTTCACCATGAATACCGCATTGGAGACTGCGGGTAAGGGCAGATATGTCGATGTTGCCCAGCTCGTTTACAGAAGGAACAGTCGGCTCCCACCGTTCCAACTCAGCACCGAGAAGATTAGCAGCATGAAGGTCAACCCCACCATGTGTCGAAAGTTCCCTTGCACATGGGCTGTAGTCTTCAGGCTTTGGGGGCATGCGAGGCATATGTTGCTCAGCGCCAACAGCAGGCAGCGGCGTTGCATGTCGGCCATCAATAGAGACACTGCCAGGTCGAGCATGCGAAGGTGATTGCATGGAGAAGTCGTTGGGCGTAGAGGGATCCACGCCTCGGGACATGCTATTCCTGTGTCCCGGTGCGGCATTGGAGATGGGTGGATGTTggggttgttgttgtggcggcggcggctgctgctgctgctgctgctggtggagatgaggatgttgctgttgctgctgcacATGCGGCGGTAATTGAGGCTGCTGGGGAAGTGGTTGTTGTTGCGGCGGTTGAGGAGTCGAAAACCCATTAACTGGAGTCTGACCAGGCTTCATTGGAGTCTGTTGCTGCAAGtgaggctgctgcggctgctgctgctgctgctgctgttgttgttgttgttgttgtagcTGTGGCATCTGCCCTTGGTTCATCTGTTGTCCTGGTTGCATCTGCTTTTGCGGTGTTCCTGGCCCAGCCATATTTGGATTCTGCTGCATCAGCCGATGCTTCTGCTGTGCAATCCAAGCCTCCTCAAACTTTGCCAGGTTTCGCTCGTACACTTGCCTCAGAGTGGGTGGTACAGTCGGGATTTGCGCCGGTAGCCCCAGGCTCTGGGCAATGAGCCCCCAACCGTTACCTGTAGTCACGGGCTTATAGCCTCCTTTGGATTGAACAAGCTGGAACAACATGACGAGATTGACTGGTCGATCACCTACAATAGGATTCGGGTCCAAAGGCAATCCTTTCGCGTTCATTAGGGTCGTAAGATTCTTCATGAATTGTTCCGGGTTAATGTTTCCCATGGGCCTGGGTTGCTGTCTCACGGCGCCTTGGGGCATTTGACCATTCGGCATACCAGGCACTTGTTGCTTTGGCATCATTCCGCGACCCATATTCTGGGCCTGCATTTGGGCCTGCATTTGCATATTTCCTTGTAATTGTTGTTGAAGACGCATCTGGTACGCTGCCATTTTCTGTTGATCCATCATGCCCTGCGGTCTCGGTTGGCcctgctgcggcggctgctgctggccaggcGGTTGCTGCTGGCCCGGTTGAGGAACTTGGTGTtgcatctgctgctgcatTTGTTGATACATGTTTGCCGGCATCTGGCCCATGTGCTGCGGCATTTGTCCCATTTGCTGGGGTAGCATTTGGCCGCCGACGGCAGGGCCGCCAGCCATCACATTGGGATTAGGGGATGGGCGAGGATTTGAAGGCGACTGCGCGTATCCCGGGTTATATCCCGGAGGGATGTTTTGCATGTATTGATTTGGTTGCGGTGTGCCATGCTCAGAAGGTATCGGGGACGCTTGTGAGCCAGTGAACTGCTGCTGCGGACCAGGCGAAAAGGGATGTGGTGAGGCGGTAGCAACTCGCTGGGGCACATTTCCCGGTCGCATCTGGTTTCCCATGATGGGGGATGGACTGGCATTGGCAGAACCGTTGGGCTGTAGATGGGGGAATTGGCCGGGAGGTTGTTGAGGCATGGCACCACCGGCCGGCTGGAAGCCACCAAAGTTTTGTTGTTGCGGCGTTTCGGAACGCGACGGCGGCTGCATGCCCGGGTTCTGGCCTGGCGAGCCCGTGACGCTATCTTCGCGGGGACGAGGGCGTTTTGATGGAATTACTGGGTTGGTTTGGTAGACGGCGTTCTGGTTCTGGTTCTGATTCGGATTCGCAGTCTGGTTCTGGTTCTGGTACGTCGGCGAGCCGTGTCGCATGGGACCATTCTGCATCCCAGCCATCTGTTGCTGGTTAGGGAATTGCCCCGGGTTAAACTGACCCGGGTTGGCCAGGAAGGCAGAGTGGTCCATCATGGCTCCGGCAGAGTTGGGATCGTTCATATGAGGGAAGCCGTTTCCATTGTGGTTGGGGACGGCGTCGTTCATCCAGGCGCTCATGGCGACGGCCCCGACAGGCTGCGCGCAACAGCGTTAGCGATCAGCAGGCACACGGCCAGAAACCCATTGAAGGGCGCAGGGACGGATGACGATGGGGCCGTGTCACGACCACGGCGTGTGGTGATGGATAGGTCGAGTCGCGTCGCGGGTTGGTGGAGGATTGTGTGTGGTGTGCGGTGCGTGTGTGGTGTCGGGTGGGAAATGAGCAGGCAAGACGGGGGCAGTTTGCAAGGCCAGAGCCAAAAAGCCAGGCGGAGACCGACGAGCAGGTCGAGGCGAGAAACTGTCGACCAGACGCTGGGCAGTGGGCAGCGGGCAGGGGAAAGCAGTACTTTGAGCGCAGGGCGTGCTTCTTGAGGGCGTGCTGGCCACGGGACTGGAACTTGGGGGAAAGTGTGGTTGTTAGCGACGGACGGGCCTCCCGCCGCTCTCGTGCGATATTCCCTCCCTCACTCTGGCAATCCCTCTCATCCCTCAGCACCAGAGGGCTGCCTGGCTGTGCGTGTGGGCAGCGGGCCACGCTACTCGAGCGCTGATTGGGTGACTGGGGCGAGAGCAGACCAGTGAAGCGGAGACCAGGACCATGAACTACGGCCGCTGTGGTGAGGtgaggcgaggagggaggagggaggaggcaAAGCAGGAGTGGTGCTGG from Metarhizium brunneum chromosome 2, complete sequence includes these protein-coding regions:
- the img2 gene encoding mitochondrial 54S ribosomal protein mL49, yielding MHQHVSRALCRGQNYLSQSNIYRTTVIQPSNLPTCRFASWSQSSRSLSTTAATKPARSYTPVSRAPTPPPTKSPEELAGASYIVRRTPSIQLPVYRRFASGGNREVVLIKKVDGDRKKLLEDLVETLGVSKQDIRLNPTTQHIELKGDYYEKTKSWLLERGF
- the sol1_0 gene encoding SWI/SNF chromatin-remodeling complex subunit sol1 encodes the protein MSAWMNDAVPNHNGNGFPHMNDPNSAGAMMDHSAFLANPGQFNPGQFPNQQQMAGMQNGPMRHGSPTYQNQNQTANPNQNQNQNAVYQTNPVIPSKRPRPREDSVTGSPGQNPGMQPPSRSETPQQQNFGGFQPAGGAMPQQPPGQFPHLQPNGSANASPSPIMGNQMRPGNVPQRVATASPHPFSPGPQQQFTGSQASPIPSEHGTPQPNQYMQNIPPGYNPGYAQSPSNPRPSPNPNVMAGGPAVGGQMLPQQMGQMPQHMGQMPANMYQQMQQQMQHQVPQPGQQQPPGQQQPPQQGQPRPQGMMDQQKMAAYQMRLQQQLQGNMQMQAQMQAQNMGRGMMPKQQVPGMPNGQMPQGAVRQQPRPMGNINPEQFMKNLTTLMNAKGLPLDPNPIVGDRPVNLVMLFQLVQSKGGYKPVTTGNGWGLIAQSLGLPAQIPTVPPTLRQVYERNLAKFEEAWIAQQKHRLMQQNPNMAGPGTPQKQMQPGQQMNQGQMPQLQQQQQQQQQQQQQPQQPHLQQQTPMKPGQTPVNGFSTPQPPQQQPLPQQPQLPPHVQQQQQHPHLHQQQQQQQPPPPQQQPQHPPISNAAPGHRNSMSRGVDPSTPNDFSMQSPSHARPGSVSIDGRHATPLPAVGAEQHMPRMPPKPEDYSPCARELSTHGGVDLHAANLLGAELERWEPTVPSVNELGNIDISALTRSLQCGIHGEVRLALDTLATISSSQNQAHFLHLRACDDLVEALVDCAESQVDLLVEHTTEVADEIQLTSYEDVVRGCRIERWSVRDVPAFGSIEYQLDGAVDRLICITTILRNVSFPGENNDNHIMLCEESVIKMLCSIIRYLGTRTMLLRTHANTLDFMKDIVVLLSNISSQLEIPGREQALSLLQFLLAFAPVPGPTMAGDTLNFTPYDPSIHSYLPHAVDALAKLLARDEPNRGFYKTLFTIDSSSPLANELLVRAFALTVAPLPDKAKEQLRPPTFPPLFETRKPFLMQGLLGAEIIASLVPGSEPGMARALLASGNCLAQNLVQLIQDLCFLYEKPPPSTRGGSRAVAARKDPELVYIVVVAVSLLRRLAEKARDSSGTGSAGIGDLLPQPQMLMDALMMQSSEWTKEGLLPQLTAVLNLDG